In [Leptolyngbya] sp. PCC 7376, a genomic segment contains:
- a CDS encoding phosphoesterase DHHA1 has translation MTSSSKYRLVTRSDFDGLVCGVLLKELDLIDDIKFVHPKDMQDGKVDITGQDITTNLPYVKEAHLAFDHHYSETLRNAEQPDNHVIDPDAPSAARVVYDYYGGKEKFSMISDEMMVAVDKADSAQFSQEECLHPTDWVLLNFLMDARTGLGRFRDFRISNYQLMMELIDYCKEHSIADILEVPDVKERSELYFDHEDKFKEQLKRCSTVHGNVVVLDLREEETIYTGNRFMIYALFPECNISIHALWGLKQQNTVYAVGKSIFDRSSQTNIGELMLQYGGGGHANAGTCQVDNDKAEAVLKELITKINADG, from the coding sequence ATGACCTCATCTTCTAAATATCGCCTCGTAACCCGTAGTGACTTCGACGGTTTAGTGTGTGGTGTTTTACTAAAAGAACTTGACCTCATCGATGACATCAAGTTCGTACACCCGAAAGATATGCAAGATGGCAAGGTCGATATCACTGGGCAGGACATCACAACCAACCTCCCTTATGTGAAAGAGGCTCATCTCGCATTCGACCATCATTACAGTGAAACGCTCCGTAATGCTGAGCAACCAGACAACCACGTCATTGACCCTGATGCGCCCTCTGCAGCAAGAGTTGTTTACGACTATTACGGTGGGAAAGAAAAATTCTCGATGATCAGCGACGAGATGATGGTCGCTGTGGATAAAGCAGATTCTGCTCAATTCAGTCAGGAGGAATGTTTGCACCCGACAGATTGGGTTCTGCTCAATTTTCTGATGGATGCGCGCACTGGTTTAGGTCGTTTCCGGGATTTTCGGATTTCAAATTATCAGCTCATGATGGAGTTGATTGATTACTGTAAGGAGCACTCGATTGCAGACATTCTCGAAGTGCCTGATGTCAAAGAACGTAGCGAACTTTATTTTGACCACGAAGACAAATTTAAAGAGCAGCTAAAACGATGTTCAACTGTTCATGGCAATGTTGTTGTGCTGGACTTGCGGGAAGAGGAAACAATTTATACAGGCAACCGATTTATGATTTATGCGCTTTTCCCTGAGTGCAATATTTCAATCCATGCACTGTGGGGATTAAAGCAGCAAAATACAGTTTATGCCGTGGGTAAATCGATTTTCGATCGCTCTTCTCAAACAAATATTGGTGAGTTGATGTTGCAATATGGCGGTGGTGGTCACGCCAATGCGGGTACTTGCCAAGTGGATAATGACAAGGCTGAAGCTGTGTTGAAAGAGCTAATCACCAAAATTAATGCAGACGGCTAA
- the bchH gene encoding magnesium chelatase subunit H → MKRIVIITGFEAFNASLYRDAAAQAIARCPELEVVTFTDRDIASQPDVVAEAIAGAEVFFASLIFDYDQVMWLRERLDHIPTRLVFESALELMALTRLGKFVIGEKPKGMPKPIKFILGKFTNSKEEDKLAGYLSFLKTGPKLLKYIPAKKVQDLRNWLIIYGYWNAGGTANVAAMCWAIAENYLGLEIGKLPEVIETPNMGLLHPKYDGYFTSPKDYLEWHRKTFPDQKFNPVVAVLLYRKHVITNQKYIPQLIQKFEADGLTPLPVFINGVEGHVIVRDWLTTDYEQHQRLVGHIQIKSLKPDAIKVDSIVSTIGFPLVGGPAGSMEAGRQIEVAKSILTAKNIPYIVAAPLLIQDLHSWTRQGIGGLQSVVLYSLPELDGAIDTVPLGGLVGEDIYIIPERVKRLTGRVKQWIRLRNAAPAEKKLAILLYGFPPGYGATGTAALLNVPRSLIHLLKTLKAQGYDVGDFPDDGEAIIKMVKEADEAYRLDPEFSPQTLKNIDVKTMDRWLGYLLTKRIENQWQSLTETGLKTFGGKLQVGGIQFGNVWIGVQPPLGISGDPMRLMFEKDLTPHPQYAAFYKWLQNDFRADAMIHFGMHGTVEWLPGSPLGNTSYSWSDILLGNIPNLYIYAANNPSESILAKRRGYGTLISHNVPPYGRAGLYKELLVVRDLIAEYRENPEANSALQPDIIQKIVDMGLPEDYPFTSEERTEIEFTVENAKSFDLEVIQDYFVQVYDYLQILEQRLFSSGLHVLGEKPDGETIQSYLAAYFGDRLPEQTIKKISHGENVESGDRLPKLLQEAQQIRDLLLQTDDEITNLVKGLNGEYIPPAPGGDLLRDGMGVLPTGRNIHALDPYRMPSPAAYARGREIGKKIIVQHLEETGNYPETVAVMLWGLDAIKTKGESLGILLELVGAEPVKEGTGRIVRYELIPLENVGHPRIDILANMSGIFRDSFVNIIELLDDLFIRAAEIDEDPAQNFIRKHTLELEAQGIDNASARLFSNPAGDFGSLVNDQVVEGNWENGDELAKTWEGRNQFSYGRNDKGQARPEVLKKLLETGDHLIQEIDSVEYGLTDIQEYYANTGGLKKAAENASGKQVTASFVESFSKDTTPRKLESVLRMEYRSKLLNPKWAGAMANEGSGGAYEISQRMTALIGWGGTVDFTDEWVYDQAADTYAFDEDMAAKLREANPEAFRNIVSRMIEANGRGFWQASDDKLAKLNELYDLTDDVIEGVASPNA, encoded by the coding sequence ATGAAACGCATAGTCATCATCACAGGGTTTGAGGCGTTTAATGCGAGCTTATATCGGGATGCCGCAGCTCAGGCGATCGCCCGTTGTCCAGAGTTGGAGGTGGTGACCTTTACGGATCGCGATATTGCATCTCAACCGGATGTAGTGGCGGAGGCGATCGCCGGTGCAGAAGTCTTTTTTGCGAGCCTAATTTTTGACTATGACCAGGTGATGTGGCTGCGGGAACGGCTAGACCATATCCCAACCCGCTTGGTATTTGAGTCGGCGTTGGAGTTGATGGCATTGACCCGACTGGGTAAATTTGTGATCGGCGAAAAACCCAAAGGAATGCCCAAGCCAATTAAATTTATCCTCGGCAAATTCACAAATAGTAAGGAAGAAGATAAGCTCGCAGGTTACCTCAGCTTTCTAAAAACTGGGCCTAAACTCCTCAAATATATTCCCGCGAAAAAGGTTCAAGATCTCCGCAATTGGCTAATCATCTATGGCTACTGGAATGCTGGCGGTACAGCGAATGTCGCGGCAATGTGTTGGGCGATCGCCGAAAACTATCTCGGCCTAGAAATCGGCAAACTACCGGAAGTAATTGAAACCCCCAATATGGGTTTATTGCATCCAAAATATGATGGCTATTTCACATCTCCAAAAGATTACTTAGAGTGGCATCGCAAGACTTTTCCTGACCAAAAATTCAATCCCGTTGTGGCGGTTTTACTCTATAGAAAACACGTCATCACCAATCAAAAATATATCCCCCAGCTCATCCAAAAATTCGAGGCAGACGGACTCACTCCGCTACCAGTTTTCATTAATGGTGTCGAAGGTCATGTCATCGTCCGAGATTGGCTCACCACAGATTATGAACAACATCAGCGTTTGGTCGGTCATATCCAAATTAAATCTCTCAAGCCTGATGCAATCAAAGTAGATAGCATCGTCTCAACTATCGGTTTCCCATTGGTTGGTGGCCCTGCTGGTTCAATGGAAGCTGGTCGCCAAATTGAAGTCGCTAAAAGTATTCTCACCGCCAAAAATATTCCCTATATTGTCGCCGCTCCCCTCCTCATCCAAGACCTCCATTCCTGGACACGGCAAGGCATTGGTGGTTTGCAAAGCGTCGTTCTCTACTCTCTGCCCGAACTCGATGGGGCGATCGATACAGTGCCTCTCGGTGGTCTAGTTGGCGAAGACATTTACATCATTCCAGAACGCGTCAAACGTCTCACTGGTCGCGTCAAACAGTGGATTCGCCTCCGAAATGCGGCTCCTGCTGAAAAAAAATTGGCAATTTTACTCTATGGATTTCCGCCGGGTTATGGCGCAACTGGAACCGCCGCTCTCCTAAATGTGCCGAGGAGTTTAATCCATCTCCTCAAGACTTTAAAAGCCCAAGGATATGATGTCGGTGATTTTCCAGATGACGGCGAAGCGATTATCAAAATGGTAAAGGAGGCAGATGAAGCTTATCGACTCGACCCAGAATTTTCGCCCCAAACGCTAAAAAATATTGATGTCAAAACAATGGATCGATGGTTGGGATATTTGCTCACCAAGCGTATCGAAAATCAATGGCAAAGTCTCACAGAAACAGGACTAAAAACATTTGGTGGGAAGCTCCAAGTTGGTGGCATTCAATTTGGAAATGTGTGGATTGGGGTACAGCCTCCCCTCGGAATTTCTGGCGATCCAATGCGGTTAATGTTTGAGAAAGATTTAACCCCTCACCCTCAATACGCAGCCTTCTATAAATGGTTGCAAAATGATTTCAGAGCTGACGCAATGATTCATTTTGGGATGCATGGCACAGTGGAATGGTTGCCGGGTTCGCCATTGGGAAATACCAGCTATTCTTGGTCCGATATTTTGCTAGGAAATATTCCTAATCTATATATCTATGCGGCGAATAATCCCTCGGAATCGATCCTGGCAAAACGGCGAGGCTATGGCACTTTGATTTCCCATAATGTGCCGCCCTATGGTCGTGCTGGGCTCTATAAAGAGCTTCTGGTGGTGCGGGATTTAATTGCGGAATATCGCGAAAATCCAGAGGCAAATTCAGCGCTGCAACCGGACATTATCCAAAAGATTGTAGACATGGGATTACCAGAGGATTATCCATTTACATCGGAAGAAAGAACAGAAATCGAGTTCACTGTCGAGAATGCGAAAAGCTTTGATTTAGAAGTGATTCAAGATTATTTTGTGCAGGTTTATGACTATCTGCAAATTCTAGAACAACGGCTATTTTCGTCGGGGTTACATGTTCTAGGAGAGAAACCTGATGGCGAAACAATTCAATCTTATTTAGCGGCTTATTTTGGCGATCGCCTCCCCGAACAAACCATCAAGAAAATCTCTCATGGTGAAAATGTAGAGTCTGGCGATCGCCTACCAAAACTATTACAAGAAGCCCAGCAGATTCGGGATTTGTTACTGCAAACAGACGACGAAATCACAAATTTAGTAAAAGGCTTAAACGGCGAATACATTCCCCCTGCTCCTGGTGGCGATTTGTTACGGGATGGGATGGGTGTATTGCCGACAGGACGGAATATCCATGCCCTCGATCCCTATCGAATGCCGTCCCCTGCCGCCTATGCCCGTGGGCGAGAAATTGGAAAAAAAATTATTGTCCAGCACCTCGAAGAAACCGGTAACTATCCTGAAACTGTGGCAGTGATGTTGTGGGGATTGGATGCCATTAAAACCAAGGGAGAATCGCTAGGCATTCTTTTGGAATTAGTCGGTGCAGAACCCGTAAAAGAAGGAACAGGTCGCATCGTTCGATATGAATTAATTCCCCTCGAAAACGTCGGTCATCCCCGCATCGATATTTTGGCGAATATGTCTGGAATCTTCCGAGATAGTTTTGTGAATATCATCGAATTACTGGATGATTTATTTATCCGTGCAGCTGAAATTGATGAAGATCCAGCGCAGAATTTCATTCGCAAACATACCCTCGAATTAGAAGCCCAAGGTATCGACAATGCATCGGCAAGACTTTTTTCTAATCCCGCTGGAGATTTCGGTTCTCTCGTAAATGATCAAGTAGTCGAAGGGAATTGGGAAAATGGCGATGAATTAGCCAAAACTTGGGAAGGACGAAATCAGTTTAGCTACGGTCGCAATGACAAAGGCCAAGCCCGTCCAGAAGTTCTCAAAAAATTATTGGAGACGGGCGATCACCTCATCCAAGAAATCGACTCAGTGGAATATGGCCTGACCGACATCCAAGAGTATTACGCGAATACTGGCGGCCTCAAAAAAGCTGCCGAAAATGCCAGTGGGAAGCAAGTTACTGCCAGCTTCGTTGAGAGCTTCTCAAAAGACACCACGCCCCGCAAACTCGAATCAGTTTTACGCATGGAGTACCGTTCAAAATTACTCAACCCCAAATGGGCAGGGGCGATGGCGAATGAAGGATCAGGGGGAGCCTACGAAATTTCCCAGCGAATGACTGCGTTGATAGGTTGGGGCGGCACAGTCGATTTCACCGATGAATGGGTTTATGACCAAGCCGCTGACACATATGCATTCGATGAAGATATGGCAGCGAAATTACGAGAGGCAAACCCCGAAGCGTTTCGCAATATTGTCAGTCGGATGATCGAAGCGAATGGCCGTGGTTTTTGGCAAGCTTCTGATGACAAACTCGCCAAACTCAATGAGTTATACGACCTCACGGATGATGTAATCGAAGGTGTGGCAAGCCCTAATGCTTAA
- a CDS encoding isochorismatase family cysteine hydrolase, with translation MDPQKTALVLIEYQNDFVSEGGTLHAAVKSVMDASNMLANTVETMKKARQLGVAIVHLPITFTEDYHELTSQPYGILKGVVDSQSFQKGTWGAAIADELTPESSDIVIEGKRGLCGFASTNLDFILRSRGITNLVLGGFLTNCCVESTMRTGYEKGYRVFTLKDCTATVSAEEQQLSIEKNFPMFSQPLNHEEFLAQLTPTTVTV, from the coding sequence ATGGATCCTCAAAAAACGGCGTTGGTGCTAATCGAATATCAAAACGATTTTGTATCGGAAGGTGGCACATTACACGCAGCGGTAAAGTCTGTGATGGACGCAAGCAATATGCTGGCAAACACAGTCGAAACGATGAAAAAGGCACGTCAATTGGGAGTCGCGATTGTCCATCTGCCGATTACGTTTACTGAGGATTATCACGAATTAACATCTCAGCCCTACGGCATTCTCAAGGGTGTTGTTGATAGTCAGTCTTTTCAAAAAGGGACTTGGGGCGCGGCGATCGCCGATGAACTCACTCCAGAATCTAGCGATATTGTGATTGAAGGCAAACGAGGTTTATGTGGGTTTGCCAGTACAAATCTCGATTTTATTTTGCGGAGTCGAGGGATTACAAATTTAGTGTTGGGCGGCTTTTTAACGAACTGTTGTGTCGAATCCACGATGCGAACTGGCTACGAAAAAGGCTATCGCGTTTTTACACTCAAAGATTGCACCGCAACAGTTAGTGCTGAGGAACAGCAGCTGTCCATCGAAAAAAATTTCCCGATGTTTTCCCAGCCCCTCAATCATGAGGAATTTTTAGCGCAACTTACCCCTACAACAGTGACTGTTTAA
- a CDS encoding lipocalin-like domain-containing protein, translating to MKGLKQFSLVMLAIGLALAVAFWPRAGITNSGQASVEWLSVQNVETTAEFTQAIAPKPLRFPKDLGPHDDYQTEWWYYTGNLETDQGREFGYQLTFFRRALTPETAEVVDASDWRSPQVYFSHFTISDIENQTFYPHERFSRKSAGLSGAQSVPYRVWLENWSAEEIEPGKVRLVADADDVQLDLVLSETLPPVLQGDRGYSKKGQEPGNASYYYSIVQQESVGTIIVGDESFKVTGHTWKDHEYSTSALSPGTVGWDWFSLQLDDGSALMLYGLRQENGDITDVSSGTYVSSTGETQTIDNTEWQIDVLDTWHSPTSQADYPSQWHIEIPKLYLMLDGKSLIANQELNVSTTYWEGAVGFEGKKSNQPIAAKGYVEMSGYADRLDVVL from the coding sequence ATGAAAGGATTAAAACAGTTTTCACTCGTAATGCTTGCAATTGGATTAGCTCTTGCAGTGGCTTTTTGGCCGAGGGCTGGCATCACAAATAGTGGTCAGGCTTCAGTGGAATGGCTATCCGTTCAGAATGTTGAGACTACTGCTGAGTTCACTCAGGCGATCGCCCCCAAGCCTCTAAGATTTCCCAAAGATTTAGGCCCTCACGACGATTACCAAACAGAATGGTGGTATTACACAGGCAATCTCGAAACAGATCAAGGTCGAGAATTTGGCTATCAACTCACTTTTTTCCGCCGGGCATTAACCCCAGAGACTGCGGAAGTTGTTGATGCGTCTGACTGGCGATCGCCTCAAGTTTATTTTTCTCACTTCACCATCAGTGATATTGAGAATCAAACCTTTTATCCCCATGAACGCTTTAGTCGAAAATCTGCGGGATTATCTGGTGCGCAATCTGTGCCCTATCGGGTCTGGCTCGAAAACTGGTCAGCGGAAGAAATAGAACCTGGCAAAGTAAGACTCGTCGCCGATGCTGATGATGTGCAATTGGATTTAGTGTTGAGCGAAACTTTACCACCTGTGCTTCAGGGTGATCGCGGTTATAGCAAAAAAGGTCAAGAGCCAGGCAATGCCTCCTATTACTACTCCATCGTCCAACAAGAAAGCGTTGGAACCATTATCGTGGGTGATGAATCCTTTAAGGTTACTGGTCACACTTGGAAAGATCATGAATATTCAACGAGTGCTCTCAGTCCAGGCACTGTCGGTTGGGATTGGTTCTCCCTTCAATTGGATGATGGTTCGGCATTAATGCTTTATGGCTTGCGTCAAGAAAATGGCGATATTACCGATGTTTCCAGTGGTACTTATGTCAGTTCTACAGGTGAAACCCAAACCATTGATAATACAGAGTGGCAAATCGATGTTCTCGACACTTGGCATAGCCCTACGAGTCAGGCTGATTATCCATCCCAGTGGCATATCGAAATTCCAAAGCTTTATCTGATGCTAGACGGCAAATCTCTGATTGCAAATCAAGAGTTAAATGTGTCGACAACCTATTGGGAAGGCGCCGTTGGATTTGAAGGAAAAAAATCAAATCAGCCTATTGCAGCCAAAGGATATGTTGAAATGTCAGGCTACGCTGATCGTCTTGATGTGGTGCTTTAA
- a CDS encoding response regulator, translating into MTIPEFTHITEQMKAVTRRQKAKLLVVDDEPDNLDLLYRTFRRDFHVLRASNGIEALQVLEEEGEVAVIISDQRMPKMKGTEFLSRTVPEFPNTMRIILTGFTDVEDLVEAINAGQVYRYITKPWDPAELQDVVAVAAETYATANNRIAELERSQNQTQLLGKLLTIFASDTPLEETLNQATAAIMPALGADACYLKITKSGDCEDAIGESGSLNTAIAIPENDPLIAKVKESLALQLWLNSRKTPPPEDISYYTENAIKQHLLLPLTYRQEILALLSLQWLDVCTLRESDLNLLYLASQQIAFALISQKSC; encoded by the coding sequence ATGACTATCCCTGAATTTACCCATATCACCGAGCAGATGAAAGCTGTGACTCGCAGACAGAAAGCTAAACTCTTGGTCGTTGACGATGAACCTGACAACCTCGATTTGTTGTACCGGACATTTCGGCGTGACTTCCACGTGCTCCGAGCCAGTAACGGTATCGAAGCCTTACAAGTACTCGAAGAGGAAGGGGAAGTCGCTGTCATTATTTCCGATCAGCGTATGCCGAAAATGAAGGGGACGGAGTTTCTTAGTCGTACAGTCCCTGAGTTTCCGAATACCATGCGGATTATTTTGACGGGGTTTACGGACGTAGAAGATCTCGTCGAAGCGATTAATGCTGGGCAAGTATATCGCTACATCACTAAGCCTTGGGACCCCGCTGAATTGCAGGATGTCGTTGCAGTTGCTGCAGAAACCTATGCGACCGCCAACAATCGTATTGCAGAGCTAGAGCGTAGCCAAAACCAAACGCAACTCCTCGGTAAACTCCTCACTATTTTTGCGTCTGATACTCCTCTAGAAGAGACATTAAACCAAGCAACAGCCGCAATTATGCCTGCCCTAGGGGCAGATGCTTGTTATCTCAAGATCACAAAATCTGGAGATTGTGAAGATGCCATCGGTGAAAGCGGTTCTCTCAACACTGCGATCGCCATCCCGGAGAATGATCCGCTCATCGCTAAGGTGAAAGAATCATTAGCTTTGCAATTATGGCTAAACTCCCGCAAAACGCCACCGCCAGAAGATATTAGTTACTACACCGAGAATGCGATCAAACAACATTTATTGTTGCCTCTGACCTATCGTCAGGAAATCCTCGCTCTTCTGTCACTACAATGGCTTGATGTCTGTACATTGCGTGAGTCTGATCTCAACCTCTTATACCTTGCCAGTCAACAGATTGCATTTGCTCTGATTAGCCAAAAATCCTGTTAA
- a CDS encoding metallophosphoesterase family protein, protein MGQRRICIGDVHGHYDTLMALLDFVAPNQDDRVYFLGDLIDRGPKSAEIIEFVRRSSYQSLMGNHEMMMLEAIAADGSVDEDTFVAWYHSGGSNTLQSYNHKIPYEHLLWLRDRPTHLDLGDIWLVHAGLDPDLPIDKQGADQFCWVRGEFHSIPQPYFSNKLVIVGHTITFTFPGVEPGQLAQGAGWLDIDTGVYHAKSGWLTAFDIDQREVFQVNSHTEQQRHFPLEAIAVTPFL, encoded by the coding sequence ATGGGGCAACGACGAATCTGTATAGGCGACGTGCATGGTCATTACGATACATTAATGGCTTTGCTCGATTTTGTTGCTCCAAATCAAGATGATCGGGTTTATTTTTTGGGAGATCTCATCGATCGTGGCCCAAAGAGTGCTGAAATTATTGAGTTTGTTCGTCGGAGTTCGTACCAATCTCTCATGGGGAATCACGAGATGATGATGCTAGAGGCGATCGCCGCCGACGGTAGTGTGGACGAAGATACATTTGTGGCTTGGTATCACAGCGGTGGTTCTAATACGCTTCAGAGCTATAACCACAAAATTCCCTATGAGCATTTACTCTGGTTGCGCGATCGCCCCACCCATTTAGATCTTGGTGATATCTGGCTTGTTCATGCAGGTCTTGACCCAGACTTACCTATCGATAAACAAGGTGCAGATCAATTCTGCTGGGTGCGGGGTGAATTTCACTCTATTCCGCAGCCCTATTTTTCCAATAAACTAGTGATCGTTGGGCACACGATTACCTTTACCTTTCCGGGAGTTGAGCCGGGACAATTGGCACAGGGAGCCGGTTGGCTCGATATTGATACGGGGGTTTATCACGCTAAAAGTGGTTGGTTGACTGCTTTCGATATTGATCAGCGCGAAGTCTTTCAGGTCAACAGTCATACGGAGCAACAGCGTCATTTCCCCCTAGAGGCGATCGCCGTTACTCCGTTTCTTTAA
- the ubiE gene encoding bifunctional demethylmenaquinone methyltransferase/2-methoxy-6-polyprenyl-1,4-benzoquinol methylase UbiE, with amino-acid sequence MPQADTAPEIQEIFNRIAPKYDDLNQWISLGQHQIWKKMAVKWSNVQPGDTALDICCGSGDLTLLLARTVGVMGKTIGIDFATKQLAIAAEKQTRQCPEFDITWQEGDALSLPFEAETFDGVTMGYGLRNVTNIPLALAEVYRVLKPGKKVAILDFHRPADQTKQAFQQWYMQTVVVPLAERFKLTAEYEYIQPSIERFPTGKAQETLAREAGFSEAIHYPFAGDMMGVLVATK; translated from the coding sequence ATGCCCCAAGCCGATACCGCCCCCGAAATCCAAGAAATTTTTAATCGCATCGCTCCAAAATACGACGACCTCAATCAATGGATCAGTTTGGGGCAGCATCAGATTTGGAAAAAAATGGCGGTGAAATGGAGCAATGTGCAACCGGGGGATACGGCGCTCGATATTTGTTGTGGGAGTGGCGATCTAACGCTGCTACTGGCTCGCACAGTTGGAGTGATGGGAAAAACCATCGGCATCGATTTTGCGACAAAACAATTGGCGATCGCCGCTGAAAAACAAACCCGTCAGTGCCCAGAATTTGATATCACTTGGCAAGAGGGTGATGCTTTATCATTGCCCTTTGAAGCTGAAACTTTTGATGGTGTAACCATGGGCTATGGGTTGCGAAATGTAACAAATATTCCCCTTGCCCTCGCAGAAGTTTATCGCGTTCTAAAACCGGGCAAGAAAGTTGCTATCTTAGATTTTCACCGCCCCGCTGATCAAACCAAACAAGCCTTTCAGCAATGGTATATGCAGACTGTTGTGGTTCCCCTTGCTGAACGGTTTAAGCTCACAGCCGAGTACGAATATATTCAGCCCAGTATTGAGCGTTTCCCTACGGGGAAAGCACAGGAAACATTGGCCCGAGAAGCTGGCTTTAGTGAAGCTATTCACTACCCCTTCGCGGGGGATATGATGGGTGTACTGGTGGCAACCAAGTGA